The genomic DNA GTCGATCTGCACCTCGATCAACCACGTGGTGTGCCACGGCATCCCCAACGACAAGCCGCTCAAGGACGGGGACACGCTGAACATCGATGTCACCGTGATCAAGGACGGCTACCACGGCGACACCAGCCGCATGTTCCACGTCGGTACCGTGCCGGTATGGGCAGAGCGCCTGTCCAAAGTCACCCAGGAGTGCATGTACAAGGCCATCGAGCTGGTCAAGCCTGGCTGCCGCCTGGGCGATATCGGTGAAGTGATCCAGAAGCACGCCGAAAAGAACGGCTTTTCGGTGGTGCGTGAATTCTGCGGCCACGGCATCGGCAAGGTGTTCCACGAAGAACCGCAGATCCTCCACTACGGCCGTGCCGGCACCGGCATGGAGCTCAAAGAGGGCATGACCTTCACCATCGAACCGATGATCAACCAGGGCAAGGCCGACACCAAGGTGCTGGGCGACGGCTGGACCGCCATCACCAAGGACCGCAAGCTCTCGGCGCAGTGGGAGCACACCCTGGTGGTGACCGCCACCGGCTACGAGATCTTCACCCTGCGCAAGGACGACACCATCCCGCGCACTTCGGCCTGAGTTCACGCCAAAGCCTCTACGACAGGAACGCGATGCATGCCCCAGGTGGATCCCGAGCTGTTCGACCGCGGCCAGTTCCAGGCGGAACTGGCCCTCAAGGCGAGCCCCATCGCCGCTTTCAAGAAGGCCATCCGCCAGGCCGGCGAGGTGCTCGACAGGCGTTTCCGTGACGGCCGCGACATCCGTCGGCTGATCGAGGACCGCGCCTGGCTAGTCGACAACATCCTGCAACAGGCCTGGAAACAGTTCGACTGGGGCGACGCTGACGGCATAGCCCTGGTAGCGGTCGGGGGCTATGGGCGCGGTGAACTGCACCCGCACTCGGACATCGACCTGCTGATCCTGCTGCGCGACGCCGAACACGAGCAGTACCGCGACGCCATCGAGCGCTTCCTGACACTGCTGTGGGACATTGGCCTTGAAGTGGGCCAGAGCGTGCGTACCGTCGACGAGTGCGCCGAACAGGCCCGCGCCGACCTTACGGTCATCACCAACATGATGGAAAGCCGCACCATCGCCGGCCGCGAAGCCCTGCGCCAGCGCATGCTCGAAGTCACCAGCACCGCGCACATGTGGCCGAGCAAGGAGTTCTTCCTGGCCAAGCGCGCAGAGCTCAAGGCCCGCCACCACAAGTACAACGACACCGAGTACAACCTCGAGCCCAATGTAAAAGGCTCGCCCGGTGGCCTTCGCGACATCCAGACAGTCCTTTGGGTAGCCCGTCGCCAGTACGGCACCCTGAACCTGCACGCCCTCGCTGGCGAAGGCTTCCTGCTGGAAAGCGAAAACGAACTGCTGGCCTCCTCCCAGGACTTTTTGTGGAAGGTGCGCTACGCCCTGCACATGCTCGCCGGCCGCGCCGAAGATCGCCTGCTGTTCGACCACCAGCGCAGCATCGCCGCACTGCTGGGCTACAGCGACGAAAACCCCAAACGCGCCATCGAACAGTTCATGCAGCAGTACTACCGGGTGGTGATGAGCATCAGCCAGTTGTGCGACCTGATCATCCAGCACTTCGAGGAAGTCATCCTAGCCGACGATGACAGTGGTACCACCCAGCCGCTGAATGCGCGCTTCCGGCTGCACGACGGCTATATCGAGGCCGTCAACGCGAACGTTTTCAAGCGCACGCCGTTCGCCATGCTGGAGATCTTCGTGCTGATGGCGCAGCACCCGGAAATCAAGGGCGTGCGCGCGGACACCGTGCGCCTGCTGCGCGAGCACCGGCACCTGATCGACGACACCTTCCGCAACGATATTCGCAACACCAGCCTGTTCATCGAGCTGTTCAAGTGCGAAATCGGCATCCATCGCAACCTGCGGCGGATGAACCGTTACGGCATCCTCGGCCGCTACCTGCCAGAGTTCGGCCTGATCGTCGGGCAGATGCAGCACGACCTGTTCCACATTTATACGGTCGATGCGCACACCCTCAACCTCATCAAGCACCTGCGCAAGCTGCAGTACACGCCGGTGTCCGAAAAATTCCCGCTGGCCAGCAAGCTTATGGGCCGCCTGCCCAAGCCTGAGCTCATCTACCTGGCCGGGCTGTACCACGACATCGGCAAAGGCCGTCAGGGCGACCACTCCGAGCTGGGCGCTGTGGACGCGAAGAAGTTCTGCGAGCGCCATCAATTGCCCGCCTGGGACAGCCGCCTGATCGTCTGGCTGGTGCAAAACCACCTGGTGATGTCCACCACCGCCCAGCGCAAGGACCTGTCCGACCCGCAGGTGATCAACGACTTCGCCCTGCATGTCGGCGACGAGACGCGCCTGGACTACCTCTACGTGCTGACCGTGGCCGACATCAACGCCACCAATCCCAGCCTGTGGAACTCCTGGCGAGCCAGCCTGCTGCGCCAGCTGTACAGCGAGACCAAACGCGCCTTGCGTCGCGGCCTGGAAAACCCGCTGGACCGCGAGGAGCAGATCCGCCAGACACAGAGTGCTGCGCTGGATATCCTCGTACGCGAGGGCACCGACCCGGACGACGTCGAGCAACTCTGGTCGCAACTGGGTGACGACTACTTCCTCAAGCACAACGCCGCCGATGTGGCCTGGCACAGTGACGCGATCCTGCAGCAGCCCGCCGACGGCGGGCCGCTGGTACTGATCAAGGAAACCACACAGCGGGAGTTCGAGGGCGGCACGCAGATCTTCATCTACGCCCCCGACCAGCACGATTTCTTCGCTGTGACCGTGGCGGCCATGTCGCAGCTCAACCTGAACATCCATGACGCGCGCATCATCACCTCGAGCAGCCAGTTCACACTCGACACCTACATCGTGCTCGACAATGACGGCGGCTCCATCGGCGACAACCCGCAACGGGTCAAGCAGATCCGCGACGGCCTGACCGAGGCGCTGCGCAACCCCGAGGACTACCCGACCATCATCCAGCGACGGGTACCCCGCCAACTCAAGCATTTCAACTTCCCGCCGCAGGTGACCATCCTCAACGATGCACAGCGGGCGGTAACCATCCTTGAGATCACCGCGCCGGACCGCCCCGGGCTGCTGGCGCGGATCGGGCGGATCTTCCTGGAGTTCGACCTGTCACTGCAGAACGCCAAGATCGCCACCCTCGGCGAACGCGTGGAAGACGTATTCTTCATTACCGATGCCGACAACCAGCCGCTGTCCGACCCGCAGCTGTGCAGCCGCCTGCAGGAAGCGATCGTGCAGCAACTGCAGGCCGGCCAGGCTAGCGATGCCAGCCCGACTCGCGTGACCTTTTAACGATTAGACGATTGACGAGACCTTGCGCCGATGAACCATGCCCTGACCCAGCTTCAGCCCTACCCCTTCGAGAAACTCCGCGCCCTGCTGGGCAGCGTGAAGCCCGCGGCGGACAAGCGCGCCATCGCCCTGTCGATCGGTGAGCCGAAGCACGCATCCCCGGCGTTCGTCGCCCAGGCCATGGCCGACAACCTCGACAAGCTGGCGGTCTACCCCAGCACCATCGGCCTGCCAGAGCTGCGCCAGGCCATCGGCCAATGGTGCGAACGCCGCTTCGGCGTGCCGACCGGCTGGCTGGACGCGGACCGCCATGTGCTGCCGGTCAACGGCACCCGTGAAGCGCTGTTCGCC from Pseudomonas putida includes the following:
- the map gene encoding type I methionyl aminopeptidase, yielding MTVTIKTAEDIEKMRIAGRLAAEVLEMIEEHVKPGVTTEELDRLCHDYIVNVQQAIPAPLNYKGYPKSICTSINHVVCHGIPNDKPLKDGDTLNIDVTVIKDGYHGDTSRMFHVGTVPVWAERLSKVTQECMYKAIELVKPGCRLGDIGEVIQKHAEKNGFSVVREFCGHGIGKVFHEEPQILHYGRAGTGMELKEGMTFTIEPMINQGKADTKVLGDGWTAITKDRKLSAQWEHTLVVTATGYEIFTLRKDDTIPRTSA
- a CDS encoding [protein-PII] uridylyltransferase, yielding MPQVDPELFDRGQFQAELALKASPIAAFKKAIRQAGEVLDRRFRDGRDIRRLIEDRAWLVDNILQQAWKQFDWGDADGIALVAVGGYGRGELHPHSDIDLLILLRDAEHEQYRDAIERFLTLLWDIGLEVGQSVRTVDECAEQARADLTVITNMMESRTIAGREALRQRMLEVTSTAHMWPSKEFFLAKRAELKARHHKYNDTEYNLEPNVKGSPGGLRDIQTVLWVARRQYGTLNLHALAGEGFLLESENELLASSQDFLWKVRYALHMLAGRAEDRLLFDHQRSIAALLGYSDENPKRAIEQFMQQYYRVVMSISQLCDLIIQHFEEVILADDDSGTTQPLNARFRLHDGYIEAVNANVFKRTPFAMLEIFVLMAQHPEIKGVRADTVRLLREHRHLIDDTFRNDIRNTSLFIELFKCEIGIHRNLRRMNRYGILGRYLPEFGLIVGQMQHDLFHIYTVDAHTLNLIKHLRKLQYTPVSEKFPLASKLMGRLPKPELIYLAGLYHDIGKGRQGDHSELGAVDAKKFCERHQLPAWDSRLIVWLVQNHLVMSTTAQRKDLSDPQVINDFALHVGDETRLDYLYVLTVADINATNPSLWNSWRASLLRQLYSETKRALRRGLENPLDREEQIRQTQSAALDILVREGTDPDDVEQLWSQLGDDYFLKHNAADVAWHSDAILQQPADGGPLVLIKETTQREFEGGTQIFIYAPDQHDFFAVTVAAMSQLNLNIHDARIITSSSQFTLDTYIVLDNDGGSIGDNPQRVKQIRDGLTEALRNPEDYPTIIQRRVPRQLKHFNFPPQVTILNDAQRAVTILEITAPDRPGLLARIGRIFLEFDLSLQNAKIATLGERVEDVFFITDADNQPLSDPQLCSRLQEAIVQQLQAGQASDASPTRVTF